One Bacteroidota bacterium genomic window carries:
- a CDS encoding pitrilysin family protein, with translation MKKLFTLLCGLIAFAGVMAQTKLIEKVDKVPGKLIIPYEKYQLPNGLTVVVHEDHSNPIVHVEVTYHVGSAREVKDRTGFAHFFEHMMFQGSGHVQDEEHFKIVSGAGGNMNGSTNRDRTNYFETLPANYLEMALWLESDRMGFLLDSVTQKKFEVQRATVKNEKGQNVENVPYGIVEEYLNANLYPEGHPYSWTTIGYTQDLDRATVEDLKNFFLRWYGPNNAVLVISGDVKTTEALALVEKYFGSIPQCPKVNKMKVERVVLPERRFVKYSEKVPYPLYTIVYPTVGTYQKDEAALDILANILGNGNNSIFYKHFEKNENALQANCYNRSEELAGEFTLRIIPYYGTPIDSIDAWLKASFDELEKNGISDEAMERAKSVYLTQFIRGMESVAGKSTYLNYWSMFLNKPFNMQDEIDRYKNVTKEQVMAAYNNYIKNKPAVWVQTQPKYSNPDETKKTETITNTEKVVPPNEYNNLSYKKPVDNFDRSKHPIPGEVKSVQFPNIYNVKFDNGLRVAGTVNNEVPLVYLQLSIKGGELHEMNDLKKIGLCSVTSELMNEGTQKYTSEEFSAQLEKMGSSIYVSSSSEEITISMQCRAENVDATLKLFEERLLHTKFNKDDFKRTIKSNVEQAKGLDYNAGLMSQLAFGKLMYGNNPYGLFANEKSYKSITLEDVNNFYNNNFSPSISNLIIVGSIGQEEMMPKLGFLKEWSTKPVTIPSPGEFYETEGTKIYLVDKPEAPQSSLVIGFTSDKYSATGRFFKNTIMNYQLGGSFNSRLNQDIREDKGYTYGIRSGYNFNNYMGYYTIGCSVRGTATDSALEEIMKVVKEYKTNGPTDEEVAFTRSSMLNARQMRYETTGSMASFIGNMLDYGITPEVLKEQEKIISTISRTELAALAKDNLKTDKMIIMVVGDKDSLKKRLEKLNMGEVKVYNSTNDVQFNPKNRVALPLMDKKFPRQ, from the coding sequence ATGAAAAAATTATTTACGTTACTATGCGGCCTCATTGCATTTGCAGGTGTTATGGCCCAAACAAAACTTATCGAAAAAGTAGATAAGGTTCCTGGCAAACTCATTATCCCTTACGAAAAGTACCAGTTGCCCAATGGCCTTACTGTGGTTGTTCATGAGGACCACTCCAATCCTATTGTACATGTGGAAGTTACCTATCATGTAGGCTCAGCCCGCGAGGTAAAAGACCGTACTGGTTTTGCACACTTTTTTGAGCACATGATGTTTCAAGGCAGTGGCCATGTGCAAGACGAAGAGCATTTTAAAATTGTATCAGGTGCAGGTGGAAATATGAACGGCAGCACCAATCGTGACCGTACCAATTATTTTGAAACCCTTCCTGCCAATTATTTAGAAATGGCTTTGTGGCTAGAAAGTGACCGCATGGGTTTCCTTTTGGATTCTGTAACCCAGAAAAAATTTGAAGTTCAACGTGCTACTGTAAAAAATGAAAAAGGACAGAACGTAGAAAATGTTCCTTATGGAATTGTAGAAGAATATTTGAATGCGAACCTATATCCCGAAGGTCACCCTTATAGCTGGACTACCATTGGCTATACCCAAGATTTGGATCGTGCCACGGTGGAAGATTTGAAAAACTTTTTCTTGAGATGGTATGGCCCCAACAATGCCGTACTGGTAATATCGGGCGACGTAAAAACTACGGAGGCATTAGCCTTGGTCGAAAAATATTTTGGCAGCATTCCACAGTGTCCCAAAGTGAATAAAATGAAAGTAGAGCGTGTGGTATTGCCCGAACGCAGATTTGTAAAATACTCCGAGAAAGTTCCTTATCCATTATATACTATTGTTTATCCTACCGTGGGAACTTACCAAAAAGATGAAGCCGCTTTGGATATATTGGCTAATATATTGGGCAATGGAAACAATTCTATTTTCTATAAACATTTCGAGAAAAATGAGAATGCATTACAAGCAAATTGCTACAACCGCAGCGAAGAATTGGCAGGTGAATTTACCTTGCGAATTATCCCCTATTACGGCACGCCTATCGACTCCATTGATGCGTGGTTGAAAGCTTCGTTTGACGAACTCGAAAAAAATGGTATCAGCGATGAAGCCATGGAACGTGCTAAGTCTGTTTACCTCACGCAGTTCATTAGAGGAATGGAAAGCGTAGCAGGCAAATCGACTTACCTCAATTACTGGAGCATGTTTTTGAATAAACCTTTTAATATGCAGGACGAAATTGACCGCTATAAAAACGTGACCAAAGAACAAGTGATGGCTGCTTATAATAATTATATAAAAAATAAACCAGCAGTTTGGGTTCAAACGCAGCCCAAATATTCTAATCCTGATGAAACTAAAAAAACTGAAACAATTACCAATACTGAAAAAGTGGTCCCACCAAATGAGTATAACAATCTTTCCTACAAAAAACCTGTTGATAATTTCGACCGTAGCAAACATCCAATTCCGGGCGAAGTAAAATCTGTGCAGTTTCCCAATATATATAATGTAAAGTTCGATAACGGCCTTAGAGTGGCTGGTACCGTAAACAATGAAGTGCCTCTGGTATATTTGCAATTGAGCATAAAAGGCGGTGAACTTCACGAGATGAACGATTTGAAAAAGATTGGTCTTTGTTCTGTTACGTCTGAATTGATGAACGAAGGAACACAGAAATATACAAGCGAAGAATTTAGTGCCCAGTTAGAAAAAATGGGAAGCAGTATTTATGTGTCATCAAGTAGTGAAGAAATTACGATATCTATGCAATGCCGTGCTGAAAATGTTGATGCTACTTTAAAATTGTTTGAAGAGCGATTATTGCATACCAAATTTAATAAAGACGATTTTAAACGTACCATTAAAAGTAATGTAGAGCAAGCTAAAGGCCTCGACTATAATGCAGGATTGATGTCGCAATTGGCTTTCGGTAAATTAATGTATGGCAATAATCCTTATGGTTTATTTGCCAACGAAAAATCATATAAAAGTATTACCTTAGAAGATGTGAACAATTTTTATAATAATAACTTTTCGCCATCTATTAGTAACCTTATAATTGTAGGTAGTATAGGGCAAGAAGAGATGATGCCCAAGCTTGGATTTTTAAAAGAATGGTCTACTAAACCAGTTACCATTCCTAGTCCTGGCGAGTTTTATGAAACGGAAGGAACTAAAATATATTTGGTAGACAAACCCGAAGCACCGCAAAGCTCGCTTGTAATTGGTTTTACTTCCGATAAATACTCTGCAACTGGCAGATTCTTCAAAAACACTATCATGAACTACCAATTGGGAGGTAGTTTTAACAGCCGCCTTAACCAAGATATTCGTGAAGATAAAGGATATACTTATGGTATACGCAGCGGTTATAACTTCAATAATTATATGGGATATTATACTATTGGTTGCTCAGTGCGTGGCACTGCTACCGATAGTGCCCTTGAAGAAATAATGAAGGTAGTAAAAGAATATAAAACTAACGGACCTACCGATGAAGAAGTAGCATTTACACGCAGCTCCATGCTCAATGCCCGCCAAATGCGTTATGAAACTACGGGTTCCATGGCCTCATTTATTGGTAATATGTTGGACTACGGAATTACACCTGAAGTATTGAAAGAACAAGAGAAAATCATTTCTACCATCAGCAGAACAGAATTAGCCGCACTTGCCAAAGACAATCTAAAAACCGACAAAATGATTATCATGGTTGTAGGTGATAAAGACAGTTTAAAAAAACGTTTAGAAAAATTAAATATGGGCGAAGTAAAAGTATATAATAGTACCAATGATGTGCAGTTTAATCCTAAAAACCGCGTAGCACTGCCACTCATGGATAAAAAATTTCCCAGACAATAG